From Pempheris klunzingeri isolate RE-2024b chromosome 18, fPemKlu1.hap1, whole genome shotgun sequence, a single genomic window includes:
- the LOC139218324 gene encoding polyunsaturated fatty acid lipoxygenase ALOX15B-like, with protein sequence MCLKHYFSRASRVVYGSRGSCSVIKISVGTVPSAVTEACLSEEDHLLLIDHWKKELLLKKRFYQWKIMAEGLSYINSFNNPSELPAEVRISQSKSTEVLNAKRITGIELKFKGLLGSTEKWESIEDMKRIFWYKKTILSEYVTEHWMEDDFYGSQFLNGINPNVIKRCLELPPNFPVTEEMVKLFLEEGSSLQMEMGKGNIFLCDQKKMDGIPGRVYDGEPLHVTAGLCLLYLTPENKLKPIPIQLHQQPSEQNPIFLPSDLETDWLLAKMSHVLYDRMTELMKRALSEMTYSSLCLPENITERGLESIPNFYYRDYGLKLWNIINSFVKAIVEHYYPSDGEVQKDTELQEWISEIFICGFLGNKASGFNTVEEGIKFITMVIFTATAQHAAVNNGQFDYYSWVPNCPLLLRKPPPTTKGQSSMKTILETLPNVGETVSFAAMVWLLSNEYTDVVPLGTYPEERFDEPAPKQMIKEFQAELSYLSEAITARNSQLEVPYTYLNPSQIENSITI encoded by the exons ATGTGTCTAAAACACTACTTCTCACGAGCTAGTCGGGTGGTTTATGGAAGCCGTGGTAGCTGTTCTGTAATAAAGATAAGTGTGGGCACAGTACCGTCAGCAGTTACAgaggcctgtctgtctgaagagGATCATCTGCTATTGATTGACCACTGGAAAAAAGAGCTACTACTTAAAAAACGCTTTTACCA atgGAAGATCATGGCGGAAGGACTGTCCTACATCAACAGTTTTAATAATCCCTCTGAGCTCCCAGCTGAAGTCCGCATCTCCCAGTCCAAATCAACTGAAGTGCTTAATGCAAAAAGGATAAC TGGTATTGAACTGAAGTTTAAGGGGCTTCTTGGATCTACTGAAAAATGGGAAAGCATTGAAGACATGAAAAGAATCTTCTGGTACAAAAAGA CTATTCTTTCAGAGTATGTCACAGAGCACTGGATGGAAGATGATTTTTATGGATCCCAGTTTCTGAACGGAATCAACCCCAATGTGATCAAGCGCTGCTTGGAGCTTCCCCCAAACTTTCCAGTCACAGAGGAGATGGTGAAGCTGTTCCTGGAAGAGGGGAGCTCTCTGCAGATGGAGATGGGG AAAGGCAATATATTCCTCTGTGATCAGAAGAAGATGGATGGAATACCAGGTAGAGTCTATGATGGTGAACCTCTGCATGTGACCGCTGGTCTCTGTTTGCTCTACTTGACCCcagaaaacaaactgaagcCAATTCCAATACAG TTGCACCAACAACCATCTGAGCAGAACCCCATCTTTCTTCCCAGTGACCTGGAGACGGACTGGCTGCTAGCCAAGATGTCCCATGTCTT ATATGACAGGATGACAGAACTCATGAAAAGGGCTCTCTCTGAAATGACCTACAGCTCCCTCTGTCTGCCAGAGAACATCACTGAACGAGGACTGGAGTCCATCCCCAACTTCTACTACAGAGACTACGGCCTGAAGCTGTGGAACATCATCAACAG CTTTGTGAAGGCAATAGTGGAGCACTATTATCCATCAGACGGTGAGGTCCAGAAAGACACTGAGCTGCAGGAGTGGATCAGCGAGATATTCATATGTGGCTTCTTAGGAAACAAAGCCTCAG GCTTTAACACTGTTGAGGAAGGGATCAAGTTCATCACCATGGTGATCTTCACAGCGACAGCTCAACATGCTGCAGTCAATAACGGACAG tttgaCTACTACTCCTGGGTGCCCAATTGCCCACTCCTGCTGCGCAAACCTCCTCCAACCACTAAGGGGCAGTCAAGCATGAAGACAATTTTGGAGACTCTCCCAAATGTTGGAGAGACCGTCAGCTTTGCAGCAATGGTTTGGCTGCTTTCAAACGAATACACTGACGTG GTTCCTTTAGGTACATACCCTGAGGAACGATTCGATGAGCCTGCCCCCAAGCAGATGATCAAGGAATTTCAAGCAGAGTTATCCTATCTCAGTGAAGCAATTACAGCAAGAAACTCACAGCTGGAAGTACCCTACACATATCTGAACCCTTCCCAGATAGAGAACAGTATCACTATTTAA
- the epm2a gene encoding laforin, whose translation MLFRFGVILTPECPDLEVFVLGSREEMGRWEPDRAVQMRASQKLPSPHEPCLWTGDVQLAEPIKDPLWFKFVKRLGGTYTWEGSGPSHDRCCSYDKRNMVDGVYCHPIGHWIEETGHTDEMKHTTSFYFSVAGQKAIHFSRVLPRVWLGSCPRQVEHVTIKMKHELGITAVMNFQTEWDVVNNSSGCRRNPDEAMTPETMMHLYKDCGLVYVWMPTPDMSTEGRIRTLPQAVFLLHGLLENGHTVYVHCNAGVGRSTAAVCGLLMYILGWSLRKVQYFVATRRPAVYIDEEALVQAQADFVQKFGQLRSSISYPDT comes from the exons ATGTTATTCAGATTCGGGGTCATTCTCACTCCGGAGTGTCCGGACTTAGAGGTCTTTGTTTTGGGTTCGCGTGAGGAAATGGGCCGCTGGGAGCCGGACAGGGCGGTGCAGATGAGAGCCTCCCAGAAGCTCCCGTCACCCCATGAACCGTGTCTGTGGACCGGCGACGTGCAGCTGGCGGAGCCGATCAAAGACCCGCTGTGGTTCAAGTTCGTCAAAAGACTCGGAGGCACTTACACCTGGGAAG GTAGCGGTCCGAGCCATGACAGATGCTGTTCATATGACAAGAGGAACATGGTGGATGGCGTGTACTGCCACCCGATCGGTCACTGGATAGAGGAAACAGGACACACAGATGAGATGAAACACACCACCAGCTTTTACTTCAGTGTGGCTGGTCAGAAGGCCATACATTTTTCCAG GGTGCTACCGCGTGTTTGGCTGGGCAGCTGCCCACGACAGGTGGAACATGTGACCATAAAGATGAAGCATGAATTGGGCATTACTGCAGTGATGAACTTCCAGACAGAGTGGGATGTGGTAAACAACTCCAGTGGCTGCAGGCGCAACCCTGACGAAGCCATGACCCCAGAGACCATGATGCATTTATACAAAGACTGTGGCctggtgtatgtgtggatgCCCACGCCTGACATGAGCACTGAGG GTCGAATAAGGACACTTCCCCAGGCTGTATTCTTGCTTCATGGTCTCTTGGAGAATGGTCACACTGTCTACGTTCACTGTAACGCTGGAGTGGGCCGGTCGAcggcagctgtgtgtggactgCTCATGTACATCCTTGGCTGGAGCCTGAGGAAAGTGCAGTACTTTGTTGCAACCAGAAGGCCGGCAGTGTATATAGATGAGGAGGCTTTAGTCCAGGCTCAGGCAGACTTCGTCCAGAAGTTTGGACAACTGCGATCATCTATCTCTTACCCAGATACATGA